The Castanea sativa cultivar Marrone di Chiusa Pesio chromosome 11, ASM4071231v1 genome contains a region encoding:
- the LOC142616682 gene encoding uncharacterized protein LOC142616682 — protein sequence MSFNKEDVRGVKQPHNDPLVIMLTIEGFNTKRILVDNGSSAGIIYLPTFQQLKLDPGRLRPFDSSLVSFNGDKIKMAEKHQEKTAFITSQGFYCYKVMPFELKNAGATYQRLVNKMFKEQIGRNMEVYVDDMLIKSREELAYLDDLKETFATLGEYQIKLNPSKCVFGVASGKFLGLMVSQRAQKKGGVGVIIVTPGGEKLRNGVQLKFPATNNEAEYEGILTGLRLRKALGAKNLLIQSDSKLVIGQIKEEYEAKEERMQKYLKLTKHLAREFDKLEFVQIPRGQNMAANKIAKMASSEEGSTSVEVDMEIQKCPSIEEVPTFAIHNINSWMTAIVFFLQDKHLPQDAKKAKKIKKRAVRFTILNDTLYKRGFSMPYLKCVDEEEVKYILEEIHKGVCRDHAGLRSLVSKVIRTGYFWPTMQVDAVELVKKCDKCQRFGNV from the exons ATGTCTTTCAACAAGGAGGATGTTAGGGGAGTGAAGCAGCCTCACAATGACCCCTTGGTCATAATGCTCACAATTGAAGGGTTCAATACCAAAAGGATCCTCGTAGACAATGGTAGCTCCGCAGGCATCATCTATTTACCTACCTTCCAGCAGCTGAAGCTAGATCCTGGAAGATTGCGCCCATTTGACTCCTCCCTCGTTAGCTTCAATGGGGACAAG ATAAAAATGGCTGAGAAACATCAagaaaaaactgctttcatcacgAGCCAAGGATTCTAttgctataaggtgatgcccttcGAGCTGAAGAATGCAGGAGCAACCTACCAGAGGTTAGTGAATAAGATGTTTAAAGAACAGATTGGCAGGAATAtggaagtatatgtggatgatatgctcattAAGAGTAGAGAAGAGCTTGCCTATCTGGACGACTTGAAAGAGACATTTGCCACCCTCGGAGAATATCAGATAAAGTTGAATCCTAGTAAATGTGTTTTTGGGGTGGCTTCGGGAAAGTTCTTGGGActcatggtgtcccaaaggg CTCAGAAGAAGGGGGGAGTAGGGGTCATCATAGTCACCCCTGGCGGAGAAAAGCTCAGGAACGGAGTTCAACTGAAGTTTCCAGCCACCAATAACGAGGCAGAGTACGAAGGAATACTGACGGGGCTGAGACTCAGGAAGGCACTCGGAGCTAAAAACTTGCTTATCCAGAGTGATTCGAAATTAGTAATAGGGCAAATCAAAGAAGAGtatgaagcaaaggaggaaagaatgcaGAAATATCTCAAGCTGACGAAACATCTAGCCCGGGAGTTTGATAAGTTGGAATTCGTACAGATCCCAAGAGGCCAGAACATGGCAGCAAACAAGATCGCAAAAATGGCCTCGTCAGAGGAAGGTTCAACGAGCGTGGAGGTAGACATGGAGATTCAAAAATGCCCCAGCATCGAAGAAGTCCCAACATTTGCAATCCATAACATAAACAGCTGGATGACAGCGATCGTGTTTTTTCTCCAAGACAAGCACCTCCCTCAGGATGCCAAAAAggccaagaagatcaagaagagGGCAGTCAGATTTACGATTCTAAATGACACCTTATACAAGAGAGGTTTCTCCATGCCTTACTTGAAGTGTGTCGACGAAGAAGAAGTCAAATACATCTTGGAAGAAATCCACAAAGGAGTTTGTAGGGACCATGCTGGCCTTAGATCCCTAGTAAGCAAGGTCATTCGAACAGGTTATTTCTGGCCAACTATGCAGGTGGACGCAGTAGAACTCGTCAAGAAATGTGACAAGTGTCAGAGGTTTGGGAATGTCTAG
- the LOC142616683 gene encoding uncharacterized protein LOC142616683, with amino-acid sequence MRKEMDKLRNAIRGKTDQSLDRMVRTTDSPFTSAVLECPIPSKFRLPQLELFDGLKDPLDHLNTFKTTLGLQQPPNEILCRSFPTTLRGAAREWFTKLPTSSINSFEQLGSTFLRHFVSGQRLKRPADHLLTIMQGEKETLRSYVKCFTRETLEVDEADDKVQLTTFKARLKSREFVVSLAKNPPKTMAKMLLKAQKYMNAEDALATIKDVEKIEEKGKREDDRKGRKREHLDHRPTDGNKRKDERTPRTVKLTPLVMHVDKILMQIKDEHHLKWPRPLHSSPNMRDKNKYCRFYKDHGHYTEDCRDLKEQIEELIQKGKLQKYVKKGEPSRFRDGNKSQHKSSSKNEDRPFQPPQDVIGEIKTIAGGPFAGGSFKSLKKAC; translated from the coding sequence atgaggaaggagatggacaAGCTGAGAAATGCCATCAGAGGGAAAACGGACCAAAGTTTGGACAGAATGGTCAGGACGACAGATTCGCCCTTCACTTCGGCAGTCTTGGAGTGCCCCATACCATCGAAGTTCAGATTACCTCAGCTTGAACTGTTTGATGGTTTGAAAGATCCTCTGGATCACCTcaacaccttcaagacgacTCTGGGCCTCCAACAGCCGCCCAACGAGATCTTGTGCCGATCCTTCCCCACCACTCTCAGAGGAGCTGCAAGGGAGTGGTTCACAAAACTGCCAACGTCATCTATTAATAGCTTCGAACAGTTGGGCAGCACCTTTTTGCGCCACTTTGTCAGTGGACAACGCTTGAAGAGACCAGCAGACCACTTACTCACCATCATGCAAGGGGAAAAAGAGACCTTGAGGTCGTACGTGAAATGCTTCACCCGGGAAACACTAGAGGTGGACGAAGCTGACGACAAAGTACAGCTGACAACCTTTAAAGCTAGGTTAAAATCCAGAGAGTTCGTGGTCTCACTCGCGAAGAATCCTCCCAAGACGATGGCGAAGATGCTCCTTAAAGCgcagaagtacatgaatgctgaggacgcgcTAGCCACCATTAAAGACGTggagaaaatagaagagaaggGAAAGAGGGAGGACGACCGTAAAGGACGAAAAAGGGAGCATCTAGATCATCGGCCTACTGACGGGAACAAAAGGAAAGACGAAAGAACTCCACGAACAGTAAAATTGACTCCTTTAGTAATGCATGTTGATAAGATTTTAATGCAGATTAAGGATGAGCACCACCTTAAATGGCCAAGGCCATTACATTCATCCCCCAACATGCgtgacaagaacaaatactgTCGGTTCTACAAGGATCATGGCCACTACACAGAGGATTGCCGGGACCTAAAAGAGCAAATAGAAGAGTtgatacaaaaaggaaaattgcagAAGTATGTGAAGAAGGGAGAGCCCAGCAGGTTTAGAGACGGCAATAAGAGCCAGCACAAATCCTCGTCCAAGAATGAGGATCGTCCATTCCAGCCACCACAGGatgtgatcggggagataaaGACGATTGCAGGGGGGCCATTCGCGGGAGGATCATTCAAATCCCTTAAGAAAGCATGCTAG